From the genome of Candidatus Electrothrix communis, one region includes:
- a CDS encoding OmpW family outer membrane protein, whose amino-acid sequence MSTTTMAAHSPGDILLRVGAVTVMPDTESGAVSGLPDGVNNARVDVEDNTQLSLTATYMLTSNLGLEVLAATPFTHDIIGQGDIEGVAVGETQHLPPTLSLQYHFGSENGVFNPYIGVGLNVTMFFSEEVDGQLVDTLNTLPTIAGLGGINSVNMELDPSIGLAAQAGVDVKVADNWYVNAAVWYIDISTTAELTTDIGTTHEVDVDIDPWVFNVAVAYKF is encoded by the coding sequence ATGAGTACCACAACCATGGCCGCGCATAGTCCGGGCGATATTTTGCTCCGCGTCGGTGCTGTAACGGTTATGCCCGACACTGAGAGCGGGGCGGTTTCCGGTCTACCCGACGGCGTGAACAACGCCCGGGTTGACGTAGAAGACAACACCCAGCTCAGTTTGACGGCAACGTATATGCTGACCAGCAACTTGGGTCTTGAGGTGCTGGCCGCAACACCTTTCACCCACGACATCATCGGTCAGGGTGATATTGAGGGCGTTGCAGTGGGGGAAACCCAGCATCTGCCGCCCACGCTTTCTTTGCAATATCATTTCGGTAGTGAAAATGGAGTCTTTAATCCGTATATCGGCGTTGGGCTCAACGTCACAATGTTTTTCTCCGAAGAGGTAGATGGGCAGCTTGTTGATACCCTGAATACCCTCCCGACCATTGCGGGTCTGGGGGGAATTAATTCCGTTAATATGGAGCTGGACCCCTCAATTGGTCTTGCAGCTCAAGCAGGTGTTGATGTAAAGGTTGCTGATAATTGGTATGTCAACGCAGCAGTATGGTATATTGATATCAGTACAACTGCCGAATTGACCACTGATATCGGAACCACCCATGAGGTGGATGTGGATATTGATCCTTGGGTCTTCAACGTGGCCGTTGCGTATAAATTCTGA
- a CDS encoding trypsin-like peptidase domain-containing protein, whose translation MIKRFLLTCLFFLCCTVPLLPAHELHLKNGSIITTDNVWREGDTVHYEQYGGTISVPYSRVKGVVYDTSEKEEGEDTKQQTETDQSFEKKVPPDKDLAAKLNKALSPKNPVEQASLCTLSVKTAAGFGSGFFISENGYIITNKHVVRGSEKQFQQVEAKIAQSRQNLRQYKRSLNTASKRQKSYRDDLEKKEVLLKKLKKAGRIDKASFVAKQQELGTAEQLLRQEEKRLAKAKKKYRAEKQVFKKEAGKFHRSKRKLASQDSFTIILADETELYASLYRVSDKHDLALLKISGYKTPFLQPVQEKNLVQGQQVFAVGSPADLSLKNTVTSGILSAFRDNFIQTNAQIYPGNSGGPLIDSTGRVIGVNTKKLLTRKFEGLGFAVPIRLVFSEFEDYLNDE comes from the coding sequence ATGATAAAACGCTTTCTTCTTACCTGCCTATTTTTCCTCTGCTGTACCGTTCCCTTGCTCCCGGCCCACGAGCTGCACCTAAAAAATGGCAGCATCATTACCACCGATAATGTCTGGCGGGAAGGAGATACGGTTCATTACGAGCAGTACGGCGGCACCATTTCCGTCCCCTACAGCAGGGTCAAGGGTGTGGTCTATGATACATCTGAGAAGGAGGAAGGCGAGGACACCAAGCAGCAGACGGAGACTGACCAGAGCTTTGAAAAAAAGGTACCCCCTGACAAAGATCTCGCTGCAAAATTGAACAAGGCCCTGTCCCCGAAAAACCCTGTGGAACAGGCCTCTCTATGTACCCTTTCCGTCAAGACCGCTGCCGGATTCGGGTCCGGTTTTTTCATCTCCGAGAACGGCTATATCATCACCAATAAACATGTGGTCCGGGGCAGCGAAAAGCAATTCCAGCAGGTTGAGGCAAAGATTGCGCAAAGCCGTCAAAACCTCCGCCAATATAAACGTTCTCTGAACACGGCCTCAAAACGGCAAAAGAGCTATCGAGACGATTTGGAGAAAAAAGAAGTCCTGTTAAAGAAGCTAAAAAAAGCCGGGCGCATTGACAAGGCCTCTTTCGTAGCCAAGCAACAGGAATTGGGTACTGCGGAGCAGCTCCTCCGGCAGGAGGAAAAACGCTTAGCCAAGGCAAAAAAGAAGTACCGGGCCGAAAAACAGGTTTTTAAAAAAGAAGCGGGGAAGTTTCATCGCAGCAAACGAAAATTAGCGAGCCAGGATAGCTTTACGATCATCCTGGCCGATGAGACCGAATTGTACGCCAGCCTCTATAGAGTCAGCGATAAGCATGATTTGGCCCTGCTTAAGATCAGCGGCTACAAGACGCCATTCCTCCAGCCTGTTCAAGAAAAAAATCTGGTTCAGGGCCAGCAGGTCTTTGCTGTGGGCAGCCCTGCGGATCTCAGCCTGAAAAACACCGTGACCTCGGGGATCCTCTCTGCTTTTCGCGATAATTTCATCCAGACCAATGCCCAAATCTACCCCGGAAACAGCGGCGGCCCCTTGATTGACAGCACAGGTCGGGTGATCGGAGTAAACACCAAGAAACTCCTCACCCGAAAATTTGAAGGACTGGGCTTTGCCGTTCCTATCCGTCTTGTTTTTTCCGAGTTTGAGGATTATTTGAACGATGAGTAA